The following is a genomic window from Sporichthyaceae bacterium.
CCCAGGTGGCGTCGTCGAAGCCGAATCGGTACTCGATGTCCACGGTGCGCACCGAACCGGGCCGACGGGGGTCGGCCACCCGGGCATGCCGGCGCAGATCCTTCTCCGGCAGGCCGAGATCCAGGTACCACTCCCACCGCTGCTCGATCCAGTACTGGTGCCACTCGTCATCGGTGCCCGGCGGCACGAAGTAGGCCAGCCCCATCTGCTCGAACTCGTGAGTGCGAAACAACGTGGCGCCGTGCCCGGCCTCGTTGCGGAACGACCGGCCGATCTGGCCGATACCGAACGGCGGCCTGCGCCGCGCCGAGCGCACCACGTTCGCGAAATTCATCAAGATGCCCTGGGTGGGGTCCGGGCGCAGGTAATGCACGACGTGCTGACCGTCGTCGAAGTCCAACCGGGTGCGCACCGCGCCGTCGACCGGGTGCGGCTCGCCGAAACCGCCCGCGCTGTCGCAGGCCGGGCAGGTGGCCGCGGTCAGCGCCTCCAGTCCGCCGGCCAGTGCCGCGGCGTCCAGCAGCACCTCATCCACCCGCAGCCGGCGCCGACACACCTGACACTGCGTCAGTTGGTCACCGAAGCCGTCGGCGTGTCCGGAGGTCTGCCAGGCCACGTCGGGCAGGATCACCGCCGCGTCCAGGCCGACGACATCATCCCGGCCCTGCACACAGGCCTTCCACCACTGTCGCCGCACGTTCTCCTTCAGCTCCACGCCCAGGGGCCCGTAGTCCCAGGTGGAGCTGAACGCCTCGGCCGAGCCGTGTCGGTCGCGGTAGATGCCCGCCGACGGATACCCGAAACCCCGCCGGCTGCCCAGTCCGACGATCTGTTCGATGCGGTCGGCAGACAACAGAACTCCGAGCTCACGTACCGGGGTGGGAGGCGCCCACCCTACCTGCGGGGACGGGGACAGGCACAGGGCCCGGCGGCGCCTACGGGGCTTGCATCGACTACAGGTTTCGCTTGCCGACCTTGAAGATTCGCTAAACCGACCGGACGATCTCGTAGGTGCATTCGGCGTCCGGTACGCGGTTCATCAACGGCATGATCGCCTCGCGGATCAGCCCCGCGGTCAGCCCCCGCCGACCACTGCCGATGTCGGTCCATTCGCAGGTCAGCACCCACCGATCGGGGTCGTCGACCGCGCGACCGAGTCGCCCGCGGACCCAGCCGGGCCGGGTGGCCAGGGCGTCCAGCGCCGCGTCAACCTCGGCCAACAGCGCAGTGGGGTCGCCGGTGGCGGAAAACGGGACGACGAGCAACATGGCGGTCAGCGTGCCGGCAATACGCCCACTGACCTGCGGCAGGATGGGCCCGTGGCACGCAGACCGCCCAACCGGGGCTCCCGACCGCCGGCCCGGGGCATCCGCCCGCAGTCGCGGCAGGGGGTGCCCGATGAGAACGTGGCCAACCGCGTGGCGGTGGCCTCCGCGCCGGTCTTGGCCAGGCTCATGGGCCTGCCCAAATACCTGCCGGCTCTCGCCGTGTTGGTGGTGTTGTTCGCCGGGTTGGTCGCGGGCGGCGTGATCGGTCTGGTGCTGCTGCTGGCGCTGGCCGCGGCGTTGGGCTGGTTCCTCGCCGCGTTCTGGCCGATGACGCCGGCGTCCGGGCGGGTGCTGCGACTGGGCGTGGTGATTGCCCTGGTGGTCGTGGGGTTCGTCAACCTCGGCCGCTGAGTTGACTCCCCGGTAGATCGTAACGACAATCGTTTTCATGACGGATGCGGCGGCGGTACGGGGACTCACCGTCAACTATGGCCGTCGGCGGGTGTTGCACGCGGTTGACGCCCGGTTCCCGGCCGGCGGGGTGAGCGTGCTGCTCGGACCCAACGGGTCGGGCAAGTCAACGCTGGTCAAGGCGATGCTCGGGCTGATCCCGGCCGCCGCCGGTGAGGTTGCGCTGTTCGGCACTGCGGTGTCCCGGTTCCGGGACTGGCACCGGATCGGCTACGTCCCGCAGCGCAGCACCGCCACCACCGGGGTGCCCGCCACGGTGGCCGAGGTGGTGCGCTCGGGCCTGCTGGCCGGCGCCCCGTGGTGGCGACCGTTGGGCCGGTCCGGCACCGCGGCAGTGGCCGCGGCATTGACCGAGGTGGGCCTGGCCGACCGCGCGGCGGACAGCGTGGCGGCGTTGTCCG
Proteins encoded in this region:
- a CDS encoding DUF6703 family protein gives rise to the protein MARRPPNRGSRPPARGIRPQSRQGVPDENVANRVAVASAPVLARLMGLPKYLPALAVLVVLFAGLVAGGVIGLVLLLALAAALGWFLAAFWPMTPASGRVLRLGVVIALVVVGFVNLGR
- a CDS encoding metal ABC transporter ATP-binding protein, which translates into the protein MTDAAAVRGLTVNYGRRRVLHAVDARFPAGGVSVLLGPNGSGKSTLVKAMLGLIPAAAGEVALFGTAVSRFRDWHRIGYVPQRSTATTGVPATVAEVVRSGLLAGAPWWRPLGRSGTAAVAAALTEVGLADRAADSVAALSGGQQQRVLIARALAGQPDLLVMDEPMAGVDFSHQEDFAATVAAVAAAGRTVVLVAHELGALQADRALVLCAGEVMHDGPPLPDHVPSWHGHHHTVTAPPGAWP
- a CDS encoding aminoacyl--tRNA ligase-related protein, with amino-acid sequence MSADRIEQIVGLGSRRGFGYPSAGIYRDRHGSAEAFSSTWDYGPLGVELKENVRRQWWKACVQGRDDVVGLDAAVILPDVAWQTSGHADGFGDQLTQCQVCRRRLRVDEVLLDAAALAGGLEALTAATCPACDSAGGFGEPHPVDGAVRTRLDFDDGQHVVHYLRPDPTQGILMNFANVVRSARRRPPFGIGQIGRSFRNEAGHGATLFRTHEFEQMGLAYFVPPGTDDEWHQYWIEQRWEWYLDLGLPEKDLRRHARVADPRRPGSVRTVDIEYRFGFDDATW